Sequence from the Clostridium botulinum BKT015925 genome:
GTTACATTTATGCAGTCACATAATGTTTTGTAGTTTTTAAATTCTTCTCCAGCTTTTAGATTATTAATACCTATGTCCATTCCCCCCTTTAACTTCGCAACAAGTTGCTTGCTTTTCCCCAAGGGGAAACATCTAACATTTATCGCTTTAGGGTACTAATCCAAAACACTATATATAATTATTTATATATTTTTATATACAAGTTTGAATTAGTACCCTATATTGTATTCTATTACTATTTTTTCTATTGTCAATGGTTTACTAATATTTATTTTCATCTTTTAGCACCATTTGTAATTAAAAAAGTTAATTACTATGGGAAGTATGTATCTAATTCATTTATTCTAAATTTAAAAATATAATAAAAATATAAATCTCAACTAATATCTATTTACTATTACAACACTTTAAATATTATTATAATAATATATTGCCTAATGATGTATATCAACGTAAATCACATAAGTTACATTTCCTTCTTCCCATGTACAATCTAAAAAGTACACTCCAGTCCCATAATCTGATATATTTATAACATTATCGTTTATCACTTTTCCATCAGTAGTATTTCCACCACCTAAAGTAATAGTTTTAGGTTGATAATCAAAATTTAATTTTAATTGTCCATTAGGTGACACTTTCATTCCAGGTGAAAGCTTACTTAATATACTTGCATAACTATCAATTGAATGTTCTTTGAACTTACCTCTAGATTTCCACCTATAACCTCCTTGCCCTATTTGTATATTTTTTTCATTATAACTTACAGTTAACTTCGGAACATCTTTTCTTCCACTTACATATATAACAACACATAAACATACTAAAAAAGTTATTAAGGTAAATATAATTAATACTTTTTTATTTTTAAACATATATATCCTCCATAATATAAATTATACTCTACGTATTATAATTTATATTTTCATAACTGAACTAAATACAATACAAAATAGTATAAAGGTTGTTCAATAAATTTGAACAACCTTTATACATACAATTACTAATATAAGCTTTCAACATGACTTATAGTTATTGTTTTTCTAGCATAATGGTCTTGTGAAACACTGAATCCCCAACTAGCTAGTTCCGGAATACTTATTCCTATATTTTTTGCAACATTTGTTTGTATTTGTACTGCTCCTGTTGCATTTAAATGAACTTTATTATTCATCAATTTAGCTTTTGCTGAAAATGATTGATAAGTATAACTTCCACTTCCTACTGCATGTGCATAACAATCATCTACATTGACCTCAATAAATTCTTTTGCATATGAATGATAGTTATATATAATTACTGGTACACTAGCTTCAACAATCATTCCACCACCTGCATCTACACGTTTGTACACCCAACCAAAATTATAATATCCACCCTTTCCATCTGGTTCAGTAGTTCCCCAACGCATTGATCTAGATACTGATAATTCATCCATTTGGCTTATACTATTTTTATGATTAGCAATGATTTCGTTTGTAATTTTTTCAACTTCTTTTACAGATATACCTCTTGATTTCGCAATCGATTTACAATATTGTTCTTTAGTAATTAGTCTTATGTTTTCACTATTTTGTGACACATTAATTTTATCTGTATTAGTCCTTACTTCAGAAGCAAAAGAACTAATACTAAATGCTAAAGTACATAAAAATGCAGATAAAATTATTTTTGATATTTTTTTCACTTTAATCACCTCTTAATATTATTTTTTCATATATAAGATGATTTTCTTTTGTAAAAGTTTCACTTTTATGTAGTTTTATATACAAATCATAATAAATTACTAATATACAATATTTTTCTTCATTTATTTTTACAAGTTTATATACATTATTTAAATGTATACAAATTATTATCATATACAATATGGTTATATATCTTTTTCTTTGCTCTCATATGACGCGTTTTAACAGTATTTTTATTCATGTCTAGCATTAATGATATTTCATTTAAAGTTAAATCACGATAATATTTTAAATACATTATTTTTTGGTCAACAGGTTTTAACACTTTAATAATTTTTTTTATTTGCACTTTCATTTCACTTTTTAGCAATAATTCTTCTGGAACATTTTTCGAAAAACATGTTAACAATTCTAAATAACTATCTTCACTTAAAATTTCTATATTATATTTTTTAATCCAGCATAAACTTTCATTTTTTGCTATAGAAAAGATCCAGGTTTTAAATTTTCGTATATCTCTAATTGTATTAATTTTTTCATATGCCTTTACTAAAGTTTCTTGAAATACATCCTCAGTTAAATAGTGATTATTCATGATAGAATATATAAATTTATATAAATCTTTATATATTGGAAAAAGGTGTTTCTCGAAGTGCTTTCGCTCAAGTATATTAATCAATTCCATAATAATCTCCATATTCTTTAATTTTACAGTAATACCTATATATTATCATTTTATGTAAAATTATCAAATATGTATAATTCTAAGTAACTATTAAAAGATTAATATTATTTATTTCAATAACTAACATAGGATACGAGATGGCTTTAGATTGGAGTGTTTTGGATATAGTTATCCCTTAAAAAAGGGATTGTAACTATTAATGTATGGCTTTGAGTTGTCATGCCCCATCAATACTATGCTTGTCTTAAAGTGCTTTAATATCCTATATCATGCCCATAGAATACCCACTATTTAGTAGTTACACAGTTACCGTCTTTCGACCATGAAACCTCCGCAAGTTTATTTATACTGGTTGCTTGTCCACCAGTTGACGTCTACTATTTTATATAAGCATAGAAAGTAAATAGTATCCGAATAGATTTTATACGTCGGCTCTATCACACCATGATTTATAGTGTCAGTTCCACATAGAGAATAAAACAGTACTTACCATTATTATCTCCCTTCCATAATTAGCACATGGACATGCTCCATATATTTTTATACCTATATGGTAGTAATTTAAATTGCTTTTATTTGCTATTCTAAAGTTTTTTATTATCTAAGTAATGAATCTAACGTGTAGCCCTCTTAACATTCTCTAATGTGCTATACAATAGAAAACAAGCCACGTCTATATATTTTTAAGCATTAAAAAAGCACCTCTTAGGATACTACCTAAAAAGTGCTTGAAATTCTC
This genomic interval carries:
- a CDS encoding RNA polymerase sigma factor, translated to MELINILERKHFEKHLFPIYKDLYKFIYSIMNNHYLTEDVFQETLVKAYEKINTIRDIRKFKTWIFSIAKNESLCWIKKYNIEILSEDSYLELLTCFSKNVPEELLLKSEMKVQIKKIIKVLKPVDQKIMYLKYYRDLTLNEISLMLDMNKNTVKTRHMRAKKKIYNHIVYDNNLYTFK